DNA sequence from the Xenopus tropicalis strain Nigerian chromosome 4, UCB_Xtro_10.0, whole genome shotgun sequence genome:
ccttccacttctcacgtgtacaccactttttattggtctttcacgtggaattccaataaaattgattcatgtttgtggctgtaatgtgacaaaatgtggaaaagttcaagggggccgaatactttcgcaagccactgtatatatattacattgcCATTTCtagttgatttatttttttatttgtattttttagcactaaaagaaaaaaaaagttgcgacctTTCCTAGATTTATTAGGCAATAAAACTGACATTTGTGAATCTggaaatactccatctaaaacttgtcagaatcatgtagtcaatggcagatgtcccccaCTTACAACTGGATCTTTCTTCATCGAtcctttagaggtttttggatttttgtaggtggcttttttttcaaaaaagttgcatcttttgtgatttttccacaactttttccccACACGTCTTTTTTCAGTGCAGATTTCAGTTCAGGTTTTTTGAAAAATGCCAGACATTCCTGGATATgagtttattctaattttttagtaaatgtttgtAGAGCACATTTATGACTAGGTACAGCTGGAGAAGCACTATGGGCAATAAAGAATTTCTTCTGCCAGTCTTGTAGCTGTGCTCTGTGACCTGCTTTGGTCATGAAAATCTCTTGGTTTTAAATCTCAAAAATCTGAATCATGGCACAGAATGCATCACTGTCAGGCacaaaggggaaatatacctttTTGACATAAGCACATTCAGAAATGGGAATAAACACTATATAAGCTTCcagatatacatataaatgtatctTGCCATATCTGATTCCAGAGATTAAAAAGAAACCATTATACTCATACAAACTATTTCCCCACCccctttaggctcacagtgtcattCAAGCccaccctcaccttgttccattgtgatgtAATGAATTATGCAACTAGATGTCCTTCTGATTTCTGCTTTCTATAGTGAGCGGTGCAGAGGGAATTCAGATCCCAGTATCTATCACTTCAAAATAGAACAAGGTCAGGGATTGcatgacactgtgagcctaagaggAGTTGGGGAAATAGTTTGTACAGCTCAAGGATAGATTACCATGGTTTCCTTGCAAGCTGggaaatcaggtatgtctgtgtaaagaaAAAACATCTATTCATGTTGTAAGATCAGAGAATGTTATGCACTTTTTTACTTAAATCCAATTAAATGAGCTGATGTAAAAAAGaggggtatattttctctttatctCTTACCAAAAGCAGGATTCCCGACCTTCTTGTAGCCCCAGCACATCCTAATAATGTTTAGACTATGAGCATTAGAGGAGAATACCATTTGATCTCTGCCCATCAAAAAAATCAAATAGGGCACAGTGCAAATTTGCAAGTGTGCCTCCACCAGCTACAAATAAATTTTGTTTGgaacaaaatatttcattttatattagaATGGCTCCCGGTCTATAGTTATAGCTGTAGAGATCCATGAATGAAAATTGACCACTGTTTACCTCCCTGTACAAGAACTCACAAACTAGTGTATCCAGGTAaccagggtaacagtacattatatttagcCAATTTAGAATATCATTAAACTTTACCCAAGGGTAAGATGATTTAATTTAGGTATAAGAGCAGTAGATTGTTTTGCTTTTGGTAATGGCTGTATATTTTGAACGTTGGCTAGATAttgttgtattttatttctttctttacagAAATGACGCTACTACAGACATACAATAGCTGAAAAGAATAACAGTAAGACCCTCCAGAGAGTAAGAGACATCTAAAAAGAAACCCGCAGCCATCACAGTGATATTTTCTgagaaaaaagacattttaacAAGAATGGAGCCTACTATTTAATAACAAAACACGGAGAGGGGAAGAATAAGAGGAAACAAAACCAATTGTCTGTCGCTGACAGTACATGACTGGCCTGCCCATCTCCTGCAGCCATCATTTGAAATCAAGGATCAGTCCTTTCCCAAAGATACTGTGTTCTGTTTTATGAAGATACACGCCACAAAAACAAAAGGCTGATACCAGAGAATCTTTACTTACAGACACAGATTTGTGTAGAGTGCAATATCTTACAAAATGTAAAGCCTAAAGCTAAAATCAGATGAATCCACATCTAAAATAAGGCAGAATGAAATTTGCAAGTCAAAACAAATCTTCAGAGAAATAGTTCCGGAAATCAAGAGGCAAAGTTAATTGTTTGCTTTACTCCAATAATGACACCAACCTTTCCAACTACCCTTCTTGAGAGCTCCTACATTGAGTTCAATGCAACCCTTAATACCAATATTTCATTTAATCAGAATGGGACTTCTCCAGGACTCCTTATTCCTCTTGTGTATTTAGTTGTGTGTGCTGTAGGGTTGTGGGGAAATACATTGGTTATATACTTGGCATGGCGCAGTCCTGCTGGCCAGAACTCAGTGACTGCCCTCTATATCCTTAATCTGGCACTGGCTGATGACCTTTTCATGCTGGGTCTTCCCTTTCTCGCAGCCCAGAATGCTCTATCCTACTGGCCCTTTGGCTCACCTGCATGCCGTCTGGTAATGACACTAGATGCAGTCAACCAGTTTACCAGTATCTTTTGCTTGACTGTTCTAAGTTTTGATAGATATTTAGCTGTAGTGCGTCCAATTCAGTCAGCCAAGTGGAGAAAACCTAAGGTGGCAAAATGTGTCAATGTGACCGTATGGATCCTATCATTTTTGGTTGTGCTCCCTGTTGTCTTCTTTTCTGGTGTGCCAGGGGATACTGGGACTTGTCATATAGCGTGGCCGGAGCCAGCACAAATGTGGAGAACTGGTTTTATTCTGTACACTGCTGCCCTTGGCTTCTTTTGCCCTCTACTTGTAATCTGCATTTGCCACTTGCTAATAGTGGCCCAAGTAAGGTCTTCTGGGAAACGTGTTAGAGTAGCCCCAAATCGTAGACAGGGGCCTGAACGAAAGGTAACCAAGATGGTGGCACTGACAGTCACTGCATTTGTCCTATGCTGGTTTCCCTTTTATGCACTGAACATTATCAATCTTTTGTGGCCCCTGCCAGAAAGCCCTAAGCTCTATGGGCTATACTCATTCGTAGTAGCCCTTTCTTATGCAAACAGCTGCCTCAATCCAATTATTTATGCTCTCCTAGCTCGTCCCTTCCAGCGAGGCTTACGAAGAGTCCTCTGTAGGACCTCTGTCCGTGTAGCTGATGGAACATTGAAAAGAGGAGATGATGAGGTGCAAGAAGAACTTAGCAGGGTTAATGGTATATCCCAAGAAGGGAGAAGTGTCAGAACAGACGGCGGAGAAGGAAATAGTATAAAATCTGGAAGTCAGAATCGTGTTCAACAAGACGTTGGTACATCTGCACAAAAATCTCTGCCAGAGGATCTGGGGGCATGCGAGAAAGAAAGTATGCTAAGAATTAGTTATTTGTGACACCAAGAGAAAATTGTAATATTTAAAGTAACACTGGAATCTAAATTCTGTAATTTGCTTGTTAAATCATCAAGGATCTCAGTGACCCATCATGACAGAAACAATTACTTTCTTCTACTCatactgtttctttaatgttaCTATTTTGCGCTTATTAGCTTTATATAACAACATACCATACTGGTCCATGGTTATCATAGCTTTGGTATATAAACAGTCTAAACCCAACAGGGAACAATGTAACAATGAAGAAAATGGAGACTGATCAACCCTGTGCGATAATAACTGGGAAATGCTAATAAGCAAGCTCTGCAGGTCAGAGCCAAATAACTGCTACCCAAAGTGCTGCATTGGGACAATTATATGGGAATTTACAGAATGGGAATTATCAAACCATTTCACAATGAAAAAATGCCATATGGTTCTGTATAATAGTATTGGTTTCTTTCACATTTTCATTATAAGGTAATAACCTAACATATGGAAATTGGTTCCTTTATACACAGCGCACTCACCCATGCAATGTTCTACAAACACTCAAACAGAATATTGTGTATGTCTGCTTTGGTTTTGTTTCTCATTCTCAAACAAATGTAATGGTCAAATAAATATACGTTGAGAATCACTCTTCATGTAGAGGATCTTCAATATTCAGTGCTGTTAATTCTATACACAACATCATTTCCTTCCATTATATTGTCCCTCCTCTTCTGTTGCTAACCCATACAGTGGGTGCATGTGCAAAGCCCCTTGAAAAGGCGTGACGCCAACTAGTTCACCTCTGAAGTGGGTAATATCTCTACCACTGCTATTTCACTGTGACCTTCAGAAGGTCTCTTATCTTGTTGTGTTCTGCAAACTAGCTTTGACATTGTAGGTCTGGACAAAGAATGTATTGTGTATGTATGAATCAGCTCTGCATTAGTTACTCTTTAAACACATTCTTATATGTGAGCTTTGGGAGTCACTAAATAGAAAACATCTAAAATGAAATGACATAAATGTATAACATTTTTGATTCATGGTTGCCATAGTTTTTTTCTTCGTCAAACTATCCCTTAGTTTTCCTATACAAAAGACTCTAACTCAGGAGAATGGTCTAGAAAATGTGACCTAAAGGTAGTGTCAGATAGTTAACAGAGTTTGAAAAACTCTCTTGTGCCTTATGAAGCTTTTAGGAACAATGACACACAAAGAAGCATCAGAGGAAGCATTTGGGAATGTTTAGGTCTATGTAATTAGGCTCACAGCCTGGATATACTGATATGCTTCATAGTTACAGTGTATGCAATCACATTACACATCTCTAGTGACAATCTGTGTTTAGCCCAGAACCTACTCACATCTAACTGCAATAGTCATGCAGTCACCCCATGTGGCCCCTGCTGAATTGccaattagataactgggcaagGCATAACAGTGAGTGCTACTTGAAATACCTGCTTGTTGTGCAGCTCAAATAAACATTTCAATGATAGCTAACAAATTCCTGGGACAATGACCCCATTTGCCTTTAAAGAGATAACTATCTGCAATAATAGTTTTAGGAATGTATTTGTGTAGAATGACATGCAAAGGCTACAAAGAGTAATTAGGATTACAGGTGGATCTGTATGAATACCAGGTAGCTAAAGATTCATGCCACCTCATTccatgttttttcattttaaaaggtCACTAAAAAACCTACAATATACCTAAATAACCCCAATACAGCTTACATAAGGTAGCTcttaaagaactaaaccctaaaactaATATGGCTATAAACACCTTATTTTTTATACTGACCCTAACGCACCAGCCTAAATGTCCAGTATCTCTCATTAATGATCCAAGGAGCACACCATGTTAGGAATTTCAGTGATACTGCACATATCACATATAGCACATATCATTACAAATTATaaagtagaaaatgaggttcacataTCATAGATAAGCTGATGCCACAGAGCTAAATATTAAATTCAGATGCTAACTGTGCTAGTTTCTGAGCTGCCTTGCACTGAGAATCtcaattaattactaatcagtttTGTATTGtgacttatttatatttatatattataaataaactgtatattgtgagtcggtccatAAGCTTAGGGAACAGCAGCGCAGATCATATGCagggaattagcagaaaagaaaatggagcATTTGTGAAAGCACAGATACTTATTGCTCTGGTTGCCTTGGACTGATAAAGACCCCAAAACATGATGTGCAGCATATTTACCCTACTTCTtagttatgctttagttctcctttacggAACCATCAAGCAGCAATTTTGCTCAGATAATCAGAGATAAGAATAAATCACTTGGTGATGATAAATAGCACTTGAATTAAATCCCTtgacacatttttttcaaaacctaAAAGAGAATACATGGGAACAAAAAAGGCTCTGAACTCCCACATAAGTTTCCAAGCTTGAGGGAactaaactataaaaaagaatatTATACAAATTAGATATGCAGAAAATCAGTACAAATATGGTAAAATTGGTTACATATCAAGGCAccatattaaatgttaattataaaTGAATTATTAATTAGCTATGCAGGATAGGGAATtagtatgtgtctttttattaGGGAGTGTGGCAGCAAACTTACAGATAAAAAGAGGAAgagacatagagagagagagaaagaaagaaagaaagaaagaaagaaagaaagaaagaaagaaagaaagaaagaaagaaagaaagaaagaaagaaagaaagaaagaaagaaagaaaaagaaagaaagaaagaaagaacgtAGTCATTTTGCTGACCCACCCACCTCTATAGAGTGAAGTGAAACCCTAACATTTTGATTTGCTAAGCCCACTGAAGCCTACAGTTGGATAGTTCTACAATAAAGACTAAAGACAATCAGTTGCATGTGTCTATACATTATATATTCACAAATGTGCTACATTAATGTGTTTTTGACAAACACTGCGGCGGTGCAACAATCCGGTGCTGGGTGACCTGCTTGTTCCATACTCCATGTGGTTTTGTGTTTACACATATGTTTGCTTTCCCAGCTGTGTCAATAAGAACATTTGAAAAGAGCTTTTAGCTGCTACAATGAAAGGTATATTGACTCTTGCCTGTGCAATAATGTACGTGGCAGCCTTGCGTCTATCTCATAGTGCTGCAGGAGTCCGTGGGTAATGTTGTGGATAAAAAGAACAACACTGACCAACCAGAAGTTTTTATCCAATTATCCACCTAAGGGTTCTTCTACCCACTCAACCATAAATCAAAAAATTCCGTTTACAAGTATAAGCATAGCAAGAGCCCTTCACAGCCATAGTGAGTATTTGAATATCTATCAGCAATTACAATTTGCTTATTTCAGCTATAAATTACTCCTATGGAGCAAAGACGTGAGTTTATTAGTATATTTTACACTATTTGCAAATAGAAGAACACATCAACCCCCAAGACAAAAATGATAAATTCActatttacacagctttttacttgattttttcagcaagttttgatttacacagcataataaataggcccctaaatgtataCAGCCAAATTCTCATAATGAAGATGAGATGCCCAGGAACTCTCAGAGACATTAAGGCTGTATTGCATTATAATCACATTATAAAGAAGCCTAGCAGTCTAGGGCTGCTCAAGGGCCAACCAAATGGGGAAATCAACAGCAATGGCTTCATGGGGAATTCCTAAATCATTTTCCTTAACCTTACCTTTGCCCTCAAAGGTTTCCCGTGTCAAAGCATAGAGTACAGTATGTTCCAGGTCTTCAGACCCTTTGTCAAACTTGTCATTGTTACACACAGACCACTGACAAAAGTATCAGAACCTGTACCGTGGTCACTTTTCCAATAGCAAGTTTAAGATATAAAAATACCTTCAACCCTCAGTGGGTTGAAACTCCCTTCTGTTTCACAAACGCAACTGACTTAAGACTGAGTTCTTTTGCACCTAATTGCACCTTTTCCAAATAAACATGAAACcgaaagtattttttattaaaacttcCATACCttttataaagatttttaaaaaaaacctcagcTGTTaaacatatattgcctgccccgcctctatgcctcaggtatagaagcagggcaggcagttactttctctttccattcagcacttcctatatgtcactgcactcctttcATTCCCACTTCCTCCACATggcctataattgtgtagccagtgcatgggcatgggtggaagttcccccattctggtgcatacacaagattctGGAATAATGACACAAAGCTTGCCTCAATAAtaatgttcacaaaatggcgcctgcctgcttgctgtgatggtgaattccaagactgaatgaaacaagatttatataattataaagtctaagtaaagttttttttgcatGACTAGCAtgttagaaaacaatttgaatttCTGCCTTAGaatgacagatcccctttaagtaCCTATGCTATTTTGGAAGGTTTGGAGTTAAGCTAAGCTTGCTTTTGGGAGTGGTATACACACTCTCTCTAGTAGTGTTCCTGCGCACAGAGTTGCAGTAAGTTAATACAGGTGCAGAAGTCCcctagactagtgatgagcaaatctgtccaatttcacttATCTGAAAAATGAGCAAAGCTGCGATACTGGCTTTACATAGTCTTCGAAAATGACTTCAAATTGTGTCTGCAGCATCTTTTAGCAATTCAGAAACATACTCTTCCACAGGACAGAGCCCCCGTTGTGACCCCCTCATAGCAAATTCTGAGGTGGCAGTAAGCTTAGGGTCATCATAAAGGGTAGGCAATTTTGGAATGAAAAGAGTCACTGGACAACGGGCTGTTCTGCTCCAGAAGACAATGTGCCCAAGTTTGCAGTACACCATAAAGCAGTAAAATGTCTACCCCAACCCTTTTCGTTTGTTTAGAATCCTAAGTATGTGGTTGTAATATGAACAGTAGTCAGCAGCTTTTAATAAAGGCACAACATCTCGCTCTCTCTCCAACAAAATGTTCAGGTTGTAGAACTTTATATTCAGAGAAAACACCTGAGGAAATGGATGAAGAAAGTTGTGCAGGGCTGGTATGGTTCTGTAGGTGAATCTGAGTATCTGGAGATACTGTAGCGATGCTGCAAGTCCCAAACTGCTTCGACCAGATCTGTAATCTGAAGTGACAGGACATTGATAGGAGAGGGGTCCTCAGAAGGCTCCATCCTTTTCTAATGAAGTGATTCTGTCAAAAAACTTACATTTTCTAAAGCCAAGGAGAGGCTAAGCCTTTCCAGCACCTCCCACAATGGAGTAGCACCTGAGCATGAGACCGGAATCGTCAATCACAAAGTCTAGGAAAAGAAGCCAAGTTCAGTTGAGGTAGTGGAGAATAAAGCTAATAGGCAACCAACACTTTGCAAGGAAGTGAGACTTCTACGACATGTCTATTGAAACACATTGCGCATGTTTGTTGAACCTGACACGTGAACACTGTGAGTGCTGTGGTGCAGTCACACACCGGAACCAGACATGTCAGTGCTAGTGCCACTGTCTGATGGGGCAAATCTAAAGTTAGTGCCACACAGATTATAGTAATGGCCCAGTGTGACCCGGATTAATGCATCTCTAGTCCAAAACATAGGGTAATGCTCAGAGGCAGAAAACAGGCTGGGGGCACTAGGACGCCATTGCTGACATCATGGCAAGTGAAGTAGCCTTTTTACTTATCATCTTTTCCATTTATAGCTTGTGTCCTGATATGAAATAAATAACATATGTTACAGAGATAAAGCTATAGAGTGATCTTTTCTGTAGGATTAAGAACGGTAGCTACAGAAACAGCTGCAATAAAACCAATCCATAAGAAATTCCTAATGAGTCTACTGGTTGCTAAAAGCAAATGAGCAAATAGgccataaaataattcacataccGGTATTGAACAGTTGAAAATCCCTAGCTTAGACCCTTAAACTCATCATTCATTTCTCAGCTGAACAAATAACACAAGCAGTAAAACCTTTTAACTCCTGAGCTGCACCATGGAATATGCTAAAATTGGAAAATAATTGGGTTATCTTTGGTTGGTTTCAGGGTAGGCAGGGAGGGCATTTTCTCTGAGCCCACAGCATCACAGTGGCCCTTTTTGGGGACAATGATGAAAACACAATACTGGTCTTTATGACATGGGTGCAATGGAAAGCGCCTGCTTGGGGTCTGAGTTCTGCCCCTTGTATGAGATAAGGCTTATTTTGGTTGGAATGGATGTATTAATTCTGTACCAGCTCATTAAACCAACAAAATAGGGATTTGATCTCTGTTTTTAATTTGCATTAGAAGAGTAGTTGAAGCTAAAATTGAAATCTAATTGATTAGTTGTTGCCATGGGCCACTGCACTGGTAACCCCACTGTTTCTGATTTCATTTTCACTACAGAAGGGGTTATTGGTAGCTCTAGAGAGGTgcctaatagatagatagatagataaatagatagatagataaatatatgatagatagatagatagatagatagatagatagatagattaaggATGAACAGTATCTAGGATTTGACTAAATATCAGAACATAATTTGGTCAAATCCCTAGGGCTCAGCAGAACCAAATCCAAAATCTTTAAATAATGCATTTACAGCACTAGTTAATACTTATCTGATGTTTGTTTAATATGTGTTTCTGTGTTCTGGTTTCCTTCCATGTGAAACTGTTAGACAGAAAGTTTAACATGACAAAGTGGTTTTTAAAGATTGTGAAACAATATTTAGACATATTTGGTTAAATATGTATAATCTAGCAGTGATAATTCCAAAGCAACTTGATATGAGTTGATTGCATTTGCAAATTCGTTGTTCAAATGACAGTGACAATAAagattattcattcattcattaataTGCTTAAAACTGAGTGGCTCCTACAAAATTAaatttattgttgtttattttggggggtttttaCATACCCCAATTAAATTTGAAACaaattgtccatcaagttcagcccctcCCAACCCTTGCAAGCTAATTCAGAATAGTGCAGTCTAGCTGGAGGTTGGTGGATCTCTAAGGGCCTACAGGCTGCCCAATAGCACAATGTacttctttgtatgacatcattattgatgggcgaatctgtcccattttggagAGAAAtttatgaaatggcaaaaattcatcAAACACATTGAATTCAAAAGGTGTTTTTTCTCAGTGACTTTTTCAAATCTGCTGCAACCTCTTTTTTCAGAACACAATgcactggagtctatgggcattttttgcagCGAAACCTGGCGACAAACTTTGCTCATCATAAAAATTATCATGTAAATAAAATTAATCTCCCTAACTTTTGGTATTTCAGGTGTTTGGGATGAAATGTAAAAAGTCCTAGTGAAAGACACTATATAAAACAAAgctaaataaatagaaatgaatATATGAAGTGAACTCATTATTAGAATGATACAGCCAATCAGAGGAGTGTAGACTTTGTTTTTACCAAACTGCCATACAATGCAAGGAGGGGCAATAAGCCTTGATGTAGTATCAATCTGAATCTATATATTCTATCAAACAGGGAAATGTGTGATTTGTTCAAAAACAGAGAATGTGTGatttgtgtgggtttatatttttGATTGGTGCTAAAGGTTTCTTGAAAAATAAATAGTGCCGTATTGTATGTGCCATGTTTGGCCATCTGGCAGACATGCCAACATTTGGGTCTGGGCAGAAGGGAGAAACTGTCTAGCTGGTATATTCTGCATACGCTTGAAGTCAACAAAACCCTAATACAAATGGATGactgtgtttatttaattttaataaatatatgaattAATATACACAgagtagttatatatatattttttttttcaatggacTTCAGGCAGAGGTAAGAAGGGTCACGGGGCCCAAGACTGGGGCCAAGAGGCAGCCCACTACTCCACAAAAGCAATATTTTGCCATAATTCCCAACATCTAGAAGTAGGACACAATATATAAAcagtggggggtcatttataaaatccgcacagcacagaattattctcacagtgaacatatttgccttGCCCgcgtttatatttataaagctggacaagactggtgttTTTAATGTGCAAACGTAATTGAGAATTTTTATTTGCCGCGAGAATGTCCtcaaaactttttaaatatggcatattcacaaattgggaatattttacatttttctttggcTATGGAAACTGATTCCGAGACACTGTAGTACTTGTACCTTCTCTAGCAATAAAACGGTTAAAGGAACAAATAACTGCCACCTTTGTTTCAAGCCAGGCAACCAGTTTGTACCACTCATACTGCATTTAATGACGTTAAACAGAGATTCAGGAGCACGTTCCCATGGAGAGTACACTCTCTGTGTATGTGAGGTGACCTAGACGCAGCTTTGAAAACAGGGGCCCTTTTATTGCAGGGACCTTGCTCAGTCTCTGATTAATTACTGGGATCCAAACTGCACTTGCAGAGCAGAGCAATCTGGTTGGGTTCTGGCTGGAGCCGAAAGGCATTTAACTCTAATCAACTAATATCTGCACAGATGGTGGAGCCTTTCCCCTCTCAGTGAATCGCTAGCAGCCGTGGTTACTCTATATAAGGCCTGACACAGGGTGAGCTTTTTggtattatatacagtagaagaggttagaaaaagacacacatccatgaCGTTTAACCTTCTGTCCAAGCAAAACCTGA
Encoded proteins:
- the sstr3 gene encoding somatostatin receptor type 3, with amino-acid sequence MTPTFPTTLLESSYIEFNATLNTNISFNQNGTSPGLLIPLVYLVVCAVGLWGNTLVIYLAWRSPAGQNSVTALYILNLALADDLFMLGLPFLAAQNALSYWPFGSPACRLVMTLDAVNQFTSIFCLTVLSFDRYLAVVRPIQSAKWRKPKVAKCVNVTVWILSFLVVLPVVFFSGVPGDTGTCHIAWPEPAQMWRTGFILYTAALGFFCPLLVICICHLLIVAQVRSSGKRVRVAPNRRQGPERKVTKMVALTVTAFVLCWFPFYALNIINLLWPLPESPKLYGLYSFVVALSYANSCLNPIIYALLARPFQRGLRRVLCRTSVRVADGTLKRGDDEVQEELSRVNGISQEGRSVRTDGGEGNSIKSGSQNRVQQDVGTSAQKSLPEDLGACEKESMLRISYL